From a region of the Methanoculleus receptaculi genome:
- a CDS encoding LemA family protein — protein sequence MDIVSIILIVVVVLVVIGVVAFSISAYNRFFSLKNSAEATIGQVKVAMKKRLDMIEQLLGAVKSYAAFEKETLTGVTGMRARIGSAGPADLSELERESRSVLGRLIAVAENYPDLKTSQTVNDLMSAVREVENEIARHRYTYNNIAQQYNTMIDTIPSKLIARMMGFTKIEYLEFGEETERVPTIAF from the coding sequence TTGGATATCGTCTCCATAATTCTCATTGTCGTGGTGGTGCTGGTCGTCATCGGTGTGGTGGCATTCTCGATCAGCGCCTACAACCGGTTCTTCTCCCTGAAAAATTCCGCTGAGGCGACGATAGGACAGGTAAAGGTCGCGATGAAGAAGCGGCTTGACATGATCGAGCAGCTCCTCGGCGCTGTAAAGAGTTATGCGGCGTTCGAGAAGGAGACCCTGACCGGGGTGACCGGGATGCGGGCGCGTATCGGCAGCGCCGGACCGGCGGATTTGAGCGAACTTGAGCGGGAGTCTCGCTCGGTGCTGGGACGGCTTATCGCTGTCGCGGAGAACTATCCTGACCTCAAGACCTCGCAGACGGTGAATGACCTTATGAGCGCGGTTAGAGAGGTCGAGAACGAGATCGCGCGGCACCGTTACACCTACAACAACATCGCCCAGCAGTACAACACAATGATCGATACGATCCCCTCGAAACTTATCGCCCGGATGATGGGCTTCACGAAGATTGAGTACCTGGAGTTTGGCGAGGAGACCGAAAGGGTTCCGACGATAGCGTTCTGA
- a CDS encoding PAS domain S-box protein has product MGSTTDPLSLLLAALKEQPRGMSVSDLAAAVGINRNTVSRYLDVLLVAGQVEMKTYGKAKVFYPSQRVPIAAMLNFSSDLVLVLDRDRRVVQANDAICAFAGRERDKIIGKPIETSPLAAFDHPLIRSRITDALNSRESTEELRFLRHSDELFFRVKFLPTVFNDGTPGVTIILENITEARRAEEALRESESLFRSLVENISDLILNVEGDSTFSYVSPKSMEILGYTPEEMLQKTPFDFMPPEDARKVREQFDALFADPRPRVLFEWTMLHRDGSPVILEVSGTPIYDMIGDFTGYRMVCRDVTDRARALKRVAQWKSFLYSVVNNIPSMVFVREIERDRFVFANKAAEIFLGVTREEMAGKRADEIFPQEMATFFADGDRDIAGRSAPVEARISLSGGRTLMLKKIPIYNSRGVLKYVLGIAEDITDRVSAENRLVAERDRAKGYLEAAGVMIAVIGADGTIDLVNRKGNEILGYAEGELTGKNWFMTVVPERLRERLQRNFQRLVVGGVEPPHSEKSPVVTRDGRERQVLWHNALLRDTDGRVVAMVSSGEEIAEDPDDQKHASCA; this is encoded by the coding sequence ATGGGCTCCACCACCGATCCACTCTCTCTCCTGCTTGCTGCTCTCAAAGAGCAACCTCGCGGGATGTCCGTCTCAGATCTCGCAGCAGCCGTAGGGATCAACCGGAACACCGTCTCCCGCTACCTCGACGTCCTCCTGGTGGCCGGGCAGGTGGAGATGAAGACATACGGTAAGGCCAAGGTTTTTTATCCCTCGCAGCGGGTTCCCATAGCCGCCATGCTCAACTTCTCCTCCGATCTCGTGCTGGTGCTCGACCGGGATCGCAGGGTGGTTCAGGCAAACGATGCCATATGTGCATTTGCCGGGAGAGAAAGGGACAAGATCATCGGGAAACCCATCGAGACATCGCCGCTTGCTGCGTTTGACCACCCGCTGATACGAAGCCGGATCACCGACGCCCTGAACAGCCGTGAATCCACCGAGGAGCTCCGCTTCCTCCGGCACAGCGATGAACTCTTCTTCCGGGTCAAGTTCCTGCCCACGGTCTTCAATGACGGCACGCCCGGCGTCACCATCATCCTTGAGAACATCACCGAGGCGCGGCGTGCCGAGGAAGCGCTGCGCGAGAGCGAGTCGCTCTTCCGGAGCCTGGTCGAGAACATCAGCGACCTGATACTGAACGTTGAAGGGGACTCCACCTTCTCTTACGTCAGCCCAAAAAGCATGGAGATCCTTGGCTACACCCCGGAAGAGATGCTCCAGAAGACGCCATTCGATTTCATGCCCCCGGAGGATGCCAGAAAGGTGAGAGAGCAGTTTGATGCTCTCTTCGCCGATCCGAGGCCGCGTGTCCTCTTTGAGTGGACGATGCTCCATCGTGACGGGAGTCCAGTAATTCTCGAGGTGAGCGGGACACCGATCTACGATATGATCGGGGACTTCACCGGTTACCGGATGGTCTGTCGCGACGTAACCGACCGGGCGCGTGCCTTAAAAAGGGTGGCGCAGTGGAAGTCGTTCCTCTACTCCGTGGTCAACAACATCCCGAGCATGGTCTTTGTCCGGGAGATCGAGAGGGACAGGTTCGTCTTCGCGAACAAAGCCGCCGAGATCTTTCTTGGGGTTACACGGGAGGAGATGGCCGGAAAACGGGCGGATGAGATCTTTCCGCAGGAGATGGCAACGTTCTTCGCCGACGGTGACCGCGATATCGCCGGGCGTTCTGCGCCCGTGGAGGCGCGGATCTCTCTCTCCGGTGGCCGGACACTCATGCTGAAGAAGATCCCGATCTACAACTCGCGGGGTGTCCTTAAATACGTTCTCGGGATCGCCGAGGATATCACCGATCGCGTATCCGCCGAGAACCGCCTTGTCGCCGAGCGCGACCGGGCCAAGGGCTACCTTGAGGCTGCGGGTGTTATGATCGCGGTGATCGGGGCGGATGGCACAATCGATCTCGTCAACCGGAAGGGAAACGAGATCCTGGGCTATGCCGAGGGGGAACTCACAGGTAAGAACTGGTTTATGACGGTCGTTCCGGAGCGTCTGCGCGAGAGGCTCCAGCGGAACTTTCAGCGGCTGGTGGTCGGGGGGGTAGAGCCACCCCATTCTGAGAAGAGCCCGGTAGTCACCCGCGATGGCCGGGAGCGGCAGGTCCTCTGGCACAACGCCCTCCTCCGTGACACGGATGGCAGGGTCGTGGCGATGGTGAGTTCCGGCGAGGAGATCGCAGAAGACCCGGATGACCAGAAGCATGCTTCATGCGCCTGA